TGAGCTATTATTATTTTCACTCCCATTTCAAACAAACTCTAAACTCATCACTCAAAAAACATCTAATCTTCCAGGGGATATTCATGAATGCTTTCAAAAATATCTTGTATAAAGTGCCTAGAGTGTCTAAAGTATTTAAAGTGCCTAAAGTTATGAGTTTAGAGTTATGAGTTGTTCGAGATGAACTCCTCCACTCCTAAACTCCTACACTACTAAACTCCTCCACTCCTAAACTACTTAACTACTTCACTACTAAACTCCTCAACTCCTATTTCTAATCCTCCGGCGGGTACCCATGAATACTTTCAAAAACAGCGTCGAAATTGGCACGTAAATACGAGTTTAGTTTTTTTCTGTAATCATCCTTCAGCCATTCAACAAAATTAAAAGTGCTTTTGCTAATGCATTTGGTGTAACGCTGAATTCTAAAATCAATATCATCCCCCAGCATTTTGGCCAAACCTAAAGCATCATACACATCTTCGCTATTTTCTACACAGATTTTGGCATGCTGCTCAATGGAACGCTCTAAAACCACTTTTGAAGTTTCACCATTTCTAATGGAATCCACATAGGTTTTTTGAATATCGAAATACACTTCCTTTGATTTTGAAAACTCGGCACGCAATTCATCGGGCATTTCATACCTAAAGTTGCTTTCAAGGTCTTCGTCACTCAATATGGAATCCAGATAATAATTGGGCGATTTAAAGATGCGTTGCCAATCTAAATTGTCGCCCCAAGGACCGAAACGGTGAAAGTTGTTTCCTAAATCGATAACACTAAAGGTCTTTTTATTTTTTAAGATACGGGAACCACGACCAATCATTTGGTAGTAAAGGGTTAACGATTTGGTCGCACGGTTTAAAATAATACTCTCTACCGTAGGTTCATCAAAACCAGTGGTTAAAATACTCACCGATGTTAATACCGCATCTGGTGTTTTCTTAAACCATTTAAGAATCATGGCGCGCTCTTTCTTGGTATTGGTATTGTCAAGATGCGCCACAGGATACCCTGCCCTTCTAAAGGTGTCGTAAACGTGTAAAGAGGTATTGATACCATTATTAAAAATCAGGGTCTTTTTACCCTTCGAACGTTCTTCGTAAGCATGTAATAGTTTGGTAAGCATATCGTTATCGGTATACAGGTCTTCCGATGATTTAACTGTATAATCACCGTTCGCACCAACCACCAACGAGGTTAAACCCACGTTATAGGTAAACATTTCGGCCCGTGCCAAAAACCCGTTTTCAATAAGCGACTCGATACTTTCCCCAACAATCAACTCATCGTAATTATCGGTCATAGGTAATTCGATACTCGAACTTAAAGGTGTTGCGGTCACCCCTAAAATAAACGACTGACTGAAAAACTTAAATAGTTTGGTAAATGAATTGTAATGTGCCTCATCAATGATAACCAAACCTATATCGGAAATATCCAGTTTATCGTCGTTTAGCCTATTGTTTAAGGTTTCAACCATAGCAACAAAGCAACTGTAATTGCCTTGGTCGCTTAAATCGGCTTTACTATCAATGACCTTATTTACAACTTCAAACTCGGTAAGCATGGTCGAAGTTTGCTTGCACAACTCGATACGGTGCGTCATGACCAACACCTTCTTTTTGTGGTGTTTAAGGTACTGTCTTACAATTTCTGAAAATATGACCGTTTTTCCCCCACCTGTCGGTAATTGATATAGCAAATGGTAATCATCAGGAGATTCCTCAAAAGCTTTAAAAATTTTATTGATAGCGCCCCTTTGGTAGCTGTATAAATCTTTACCCGCTTTTCTTTCTTCTAATTCTGTTTTTGATATAGACATCGTATCTCTTAATATAAGGCGTGCAAAAATAATACCTTTAAAGGGTTTATGACGCATGATTGCTATAAAATTTCAAATGAATTTTAACATTCCTTATTTTTTTAATTGATTTTTGTAACAAAACTTAATTTTTAACATCTAATGAAATAGTATTATCTTGTAAGAGATATATTATTATTAATTAACATCCTTATTTCTTAATCATAACTAGTTAACATGAAAACTACAATTTTTAAATTAAATGTTGCTTTAATGCTGTTTTTATGCATGGTAACTCAAGTAAAAGCCCAAGACATTGTTGGATCGTGGGAAGGAAAATTATTGGTTCAAGGAACTGAAATCCCCCTGGTATTCGATGTGAAAAGTGAAAATGAAGGTTATAGCTCCCAAATGGACAGTCCAACCCAGGGCGCTATGGGCATCCCCATGGATGAAACGCTTTTTGACGATAATACATTAACCATTAAATTTAACCAGGCAGGTATAAAATATGTCGGTATTTTAAAAGAAGCTACCATTACAGGAACATTTTATCAAGGTGGCGCCGAATTTCCATTATCCCTATCAAAAACAGTAAAAACAGTGCCAGGCAATCCCTCACTCCCAACTTCTGAAGCCGAATTAGAAAAATTA
This genomic window from Mariniflexile sp. TRM1-10 contains:
- a CDS encoding DEAD/DEAH box helicase — protein: MSISKTELEERKAGKDLYSYQRGAINKIFKAFEESPDDYHLLYQLPTGGGKTVIFSEIVRQYLKHHKKKVLVMTHRIELCKQTSTMLTEFEVVNKVIDSKADLSDQGNYSCFVAMVETLNNRLNDDKLDISDIGLVIIDEAHYNSFTKLFKFFSQSFILGVTATPLSSSIELPMTDNYDELIVGESIESLIENGFLARAEMFTYNVGLTSLVVGANGDYTVKSSEDLYTDNDMLTKLLHAYEERSKGKKTLIFNNGINTSLHVYDTFRRAGYPVAHLDNTNTKKERAMILKWFKKTPDAVLTSVSILTTGFDEPTVESIILNRATKSLTLYYQMIGRGSRILKNKKTFSVIDLGNNFHRFGPWGDNLDWQRIFKSPNYYLDSILSDEDLESNFRYEMPDELRAEFSKSKEVYFDIQKTYVDSIRNGETSKVVLERSIEQHAKICVENSEDVYDALGLAKMLGDDIDFRIQRYTKCISKSTFNFVEWLKDDYRKKLNSYLRANFDAVFESIHGYPPED